In Gimesia sp., a single genomic region encodes these proteins:
- a CDS encoding glutamine synthetase III, producing the protein MNYKEEPTAQLFNANVFSKSVMKKRLPKEVYKKLVKTIEAGEKLDCSTADVVASAIKDWAIEKGATHYAHVFYPLTGSTAEKHDSFLSPDGDGGAIAEFSGSQLIQGEPDGSSFPTGGIRVTFEARGYTIWDVTSPAYILENTNGTTLCIPTAFVSWTGEALDKKTPVLRSMQALNTQAQRILKLFGHTDGSLVSSTAGPEQEYFLVDKNFYYARPDLLNAGRTLFGAKPPKGQEFDDHYFGAIPDRVLSFMFEAERELFKLGIPVKTRHNEVAPGQFEIAPLFESANIATDHQQLLMTTLRRTAEKHGMVCLTHEKPFAGVNGSGKHVNWSMGSSSQGNLLDPGDTPHENAQFLLFCGAVIRAVHKFQGLLRSVVASASNDHRLGANEAPPAIISVFLGDQLTDVFEQIKAGGANSSIPKGTLTVGVDVLPPLPKDAGDRNRTSPFAFTGNRFEFRAVGSNQSIAGPLVAMNTIVAESLDYCATKLEEATGGDPAKLNSALQTLLTEIMNEHGAVIFNGDGYSDEWHAEAEKRGLLNLKTTADALPILQTEEVKELFTKYSVLSERELESRLEIYLEQYVMSIKVEYNLTLKMAKTMIFPAVIRYQGELVSNCASLKMLDYEFDTKTLDKVTALVKALQDSIGELEAAGAENGSEDLLAEANYYCHTILPLMNKVREYADELEGIVADDLWPLPTYQEMLFIK; encoded by the coding sequence ATGAACTACAAAGAAGAACCCACCGCACAGCTTTTCAATGCCAACGTCTTCTCCAAGTCAGTTATGAAAAAACGACTGCCGAAAGAAGTCTACAAGAAGCTGGTCAAAACCATCGAAGCTGGTGAGAAACTGGACTGCTCGACTGCAGACGTTGTTGCTTCCGCAATCAAAGACTGGGCCATCGAAAAAGGTGCCACTCACTACGCACACGTTTTCTACCCCCTGACCGGTTCCACCGCAGAAAAGCACGACAGCTTCCTCTCTCCCGATGGAGACGGTGGTGCGATTGCTGAATTCAGCGGTTCACAGCTGATCCAGGGTGAGCCCGATGGTTCGAGCTTCCCGACCGGTGGTATCCGTGTGACATTCGAAGCCCGCGGTTACACCATCTGGGACGTCACCAGCCCCGCTTACATTCTGGAAAACACCAACGGAACCACACTGTGTATTCCGACCGCATTCGTTTCCTGGACCGGAGAAGCTCTCGACAAGAAAACTCCCGTGCTGCGTTCGATGCAGGCTCTGAACACCCAGGCACAGCGAATTCTGAAGTTGTTCGGTCATACTGACGGCAGCCTGGTTTCTTCGACCGCCGGTCCCGAACAGGAATACTTCCTGGTCGACAAGAACTTCTACTATGCCCGTCCCGACCTGCTCAACGCCGGTCGTACCCTGTTTGGCGCCAAGCCTCCCAAGGGACAGGAATTTGACGACCATTACTTCGGTGCCATCCCCGACCGTGTTCTGTCTTTCATGTTTGAAGCCGAACGCGAACTGTTCAAACTGGGGATTCCCGTTAAAACCCGTCACAACGAAGTGGCTCCGGGTCAGTTCGAAATTGCTCCGCTGTTTGAATCTGCGAACATCGCAACCGACCATCAGCAGCTGCTGATGACCACGCTGCGACGCACTGCAGAAAAACATGGCATGGTCTGTCTGACACACGAAAAGCCTTTCGCTGGCGTGAACGGTTCAGGGAAACACGTCAACTGGTCAATGGGTAGTTCCTCTCAGGGCAACCTGCTTGATCCTGGCGATACTCCTCATGAAAACGCACAGTTCCTGCTGTTCTGTGGTGCCGTCATCCGTGCGGTTCACAAGTTCCAGGGCCTGCTGCGATCCGTTGTCGCATCTGCCAGTAACGACCATCGTCTGGGTGCTAACGAAGCACCTCCAGCCATCATTTCAGTATTCCTGGGTGATCAGCTGACTGACGTCTTCGAACAGATCAAAGCCGGTGGTGCTAACTCTTCAATTCCGAAGGGTACACTGACCGTCGGCGTCGACGTACTGCCTCCGCTGCCGAAAGATGCGGGCGACCGTAACCGAACCAGCCCGTTCGCTTTCACCGGTAACCGGTTTGAATTCCGTGCTGTCGGTTCCAACCAGTCTATCGCCGGTCCGCTGGTTGCGATGAACACCATCGTCGCTGAATCACTGGATTACTGTGCGACTAAACTGGAAGAAGCCACCGGTGGCGATCCTGCCAAACTGAACTCTGCCCTGCAGACACTGCTGACCGAGATCATGAACGAACATGGTGCCGTCATCTTCAATGGCGACGGTTACAGTGACGAATGGCACGCTGAAGCGGAAAAACGGGGTCTGCTGAACCTCAAAACCACCGCAGACGCTCTGCCGATTCTGCAGACAGAAGAAGTCAAAGAACTGTTTACCAAGTACAGCGTCCTGTCGGAACGCGAACTGGAAAGCCGTCTGGAAATCTACCTTGAGCAGTACGTCATGTCGATCAAGGTCGAGTACAACCTGACACTGAAGATGGCCAAGACCATGATCTTCCCGGCTGTCATCCGTTACCAGGGCGAACTGGTTTCCAACTGTGCCAGCCTGAAAATGCTGGACTACGAGTTCGACACCAAGACCCTGGACAAGGTAACTGCACTGGTTAAAGCCCTGCAGGACAGTATTGGCGAACTGGAAGCCGCTGGTGCCGAAAACGGATCGGAAGATCTGCTGGCCGAAGCGAACTACTACTGCCATACGATTCTGCCGCTGATGAACAAAGTCCGCGAATATGCAGACGAACTGGAAGGTATTGTGGCCGACGATCTGTGGCCGCTGCCAACCTACCAGGAAATGCTGTTCATCAAATAA
- a CDS encoding SMI1/KNR4 family protein → MAPNDDIEQLLKQADACIAGGQSDEMIAAAEDRLGVTFPASFRAYLSQWGNLSFNGYEYYGLTPNADFDHSGIPNCVWFTLRKREQIGLPASLVIFRNENDEEYFCLDTSQSRGDNECPVVIWDNMVGEIAQTLNASFSEFLQAELTEWLDEM, encoded by the coding sequence ATGGCCCCCAATGACGATATCGAGCAACTATTGAAACAGGCGGACGCCTGCATCGCCGGCGGACAGTCGGACGAAATGATCGCAGCCGCTGAGGACCGGCTGGGAGTCACCTTTCCCGCTTCCTTCCGCGCGTACCTGTCGCAGTGGGGGAATCTGAGTTTTAACGGCTACGAATACTACGGTCTGACGCCGAATGCTGATTTCGATCACTCCGGCATTCCCAACTGTGTCTGGTTTACCTTACGCAAACGGGAGCAGATCGGGCTGCCGGCATCACTGGTCATCTTCCGCAACGAAAACGATGAGGAGTATTTTTGTCTCGATACCTCCCAGTCAAGGGGGGACAACGAGTGCCCCGTCGTCATCTGGGATAACATGGTTGGCGAAATCGCACAGACTCTGAACGCGAGTTTCAGCGAATTTCTGCAGGCAGAACTGACCGAGTGGCTCGATGAAATGTGA
- a CDS encoding endonuclease/exonuclease/phosphatase family protein — translation MTESEANTDPHPDSRLDRVVARITAAITLLLWVGLSICYVWQPDVCAAVTVYPSWCWFGCGVGLALILLRAQRRRFALASIGLWLLFLVVFADTPLSLWRGTWHDADPAWREQAGEWVPLRVISLNAHGSSRAVAALEQYQADLILIQETPSVIQLRDISQPLLGEDAGLLAGVDSSILSRTPIQPLASTVSFVIGRVRLQTGREIAVVSLRLTPPPFRSDLWNPECWRAYRDQRIQQRDELRTLSRRLTELPADLPLIVGGDFNVNPRDPIFGELPPRLRDAFTSAGAGWGCTITNAVPFLRIDQVRCDTRFQPVRVVAQQAEDTDHRAVIADLLLD, via the coding sequence ATGACGGAATCCGAAGCCAACACCGATCCCCACCCTGACAGCAGGTTGGATCGGGTTGTTGCGCGGATCACCGCTGCCATCACGCTGTTGTTGTGGGTCGGGCTTAGTATCTGTTACGTCTGGCAGCCGGATGTGTGTGCTGCGGTAACCGTTTATCCGAGCTGGTGCTGGTTTGGCTGTGGTGTGGGACTGGCGCTGATCTTGTTACGGGCGCAGCGCAGACGTTTCGCCCTGGCGTCGATCGGGCTCTGGTTGCTGTTCCTGGTGGTGTTTGCGGATACGCCGCTCAGCCTCTGGCGGGGAACATGGCATGATGCCGATCCGGCCTGGCGGGAACAGGCGGGAGAGTGGGTTCCATTGCGGGTTATCTCACTCAATGCACATGGCAGCAGTCGCGCGGTGGCGGCACTCGAACAATATCAGGCGGACCTGATTCTGATCCAGGAAACGCCGAGTGTGATTCAACTCCGCGACATCAGCCAGCCGCTCCTGGGAGAGGATGCAGGCCTGCTGGCGGGTGTGGACTCTTCGATTTTGAGTCGCACGCCAATCCAGCCGCTGGCATCGACGGTCAGCTTTGTGATTGGCAGAGTGCGCCTGCAGACCGGTCGCGAGATCGCCGTGGTTTCGCTGCGACTGACACCGCCTCCATTCCGGTCGGATCTGTGGAACCCGGAATGCTGGCGTGCGTATCGTGATCAACGGATTCAGCAGCGGGACGAACTGCGTACACTCAGTCGCCGACTAACAGAGCTTCCGGCAGACCTGCCGCTGATCGTGGGTGGGGACTTCAACGTCAACCCGCGGGATCCGATCTTCGGGGAACTGCCTCCACGGCTGCGCGATGCTTTTACGAGCGCGGGAGCGGGCTGGGGCTGCACGATTACCAACGCGGTCCCCTTCCTGCGGATTGACCAGGTGCGGTGCGACACTCGCTTTCAGCCGGTCCGCGTCGTAGCCCAACAGGCCGAAGACACGGACCACCGGGCCGTGATCGCGGATCTGCTGCTGGACTGA
- a CDS encoding methylated-DNA--[protein]-cysteine S-methyltransferase, translated as MKQTDRPVTETESLPDRETMYAALVQRDSSYEGVFVAAIRTTGIFCRPSCSARKPRPENVEYFANAKTALAHGYRECKVCRPLVSLGSTPDWLQPLIEEVDQDATLRLTADDLRERGLDPVRVRRWFQKLHGMSFASYLRMRRINQAFSQLQHKSTVTDAALDSGYESLSGFGESFKKAMGNAPARSNDQQVINVSRLLTPLGPMLAGATEQGICLLEFTDRRMLETQLNRLQKRLNARALPGDSPWFPQLDGQLQAYFAGKRTDFDLPLVLAGTEFQEKVWNALRTIPCGATRSYSEQAEIIGQPTAVRAVARANGDNRIAILIPCHRVIGADGTLTGYGGGLWRKKRLLEIEQGTDAPTK; from the coding sequence ATGAAACAGACAGATCGACCAGTTACCGAAACCGAATCGCTGCCGGACCGGGAGACGATGTACGCCGCCCTGGTCCAGCGGGACAGCAGCTATGAAGGCGTCTTCGTCGCCGCCATTCGCACCACCGGAATTTTCTGCCGGCCCTCCTGCTCGGCCCGCAAACCCAGACCGGAGAATGTCGAATACTTCGCCAATGCGAAAACTGCCCTCGCGCACGGCTACCGGGAATGCAAGGTCTGTCGCCCGCTCGTCTCACTCGGCTCCACCCCCGACTGGCTGCAGCCGCTGATTGAAGAAGTCGATCAGGACGCCACTCTCCGCCTGACCGCTGACGACCTGCGGGAACGGGGCCTCGACCCGGTCCGCGTCCGCCGCTGGTTTCAAAAGCTGCACGGCATGAGCTTCGCCTCCTACCTGCGGATGCGGCGGATCAACCAGGCCTTCAGCCAGCTGCAACACAAATCCACGGTAACCGACGCCGCACTCGACAGCGGTTACGAATCGCTGAGCGGGTTCGGCGAGAGCTTCAAAAAAGCGATGGGCAACGCGCCCGCCAGAAGTAATGACCAGCAGGTGATCAACGTCAGTCGCCTGCTGACACCCTTGGGACCGATGCTGGCCGGCGCGACAGAGCAGGGGATCTGCCTGCTCGAATTCACCGATCGGCGGATGCTCGAAACGCAGCTCAACCGCCTGCAGAAACGACTCAACGCCCGCGCACTCCCCGGCGACAGTCCCTGGTTCCCGCAGCTCGACGGCCAGCTCCAGGCTTACTTCGCCGGGAAACGAACCGACTTCGATCTCCCCCTGGTCCTGGCGGGTACCGAGTTTCAGGAAAAAGTCTGGAACGCCCTGCGGACCATTCCCTGTGGTGCCACCCGCTCCTATTCCGAACAGGCCGAGATCATCGGGCAGCCCACCGCAGTCCGAGCCGTGGCCCGCGCCAACGGCGATAACCGCATCGCGATTCTGATCCCCTGCCACCGCGTCATCGGAGCCGACGGCACCCTCACCGGTTACGGCGGCGGCCTCTGGCGCAAAAAACGCCTGCTGGAAATCGAACAGGGAACAGACGCCCCAACCAAGTGA
- a CDS encoding leucine-rich repeat domain-containing protein: protein MRKPSRKFLVLLTLCMTAVCAAYVWHRAPEVKTPMVQQQAPPPAPTSQATLDKLKQLGARWKQNQHGQVYWLFLKRLPLADEDLTVLKELPEVQTLTLRGVHTIKGNHFTDDGLRHVGHLKKLRYLDLSVNYQLTDAGLRHLEPLKKLEHLDLSGNFKFTDACGESLAQLTSLQRLNLSQTSLTAALLPDLSRLSRLKSLSVERMVLDDNTIGDFEKLPLQELKGVQIDDADLRLLPRLKSLQKPPFPDYRWIEDRHLIYLTHFKKIREVDVTLTRGISDTSQLKHLQALPELEILAIGIGKNSEAPLDRSGLLALAKVPTLNELRVGLINAPALEAISHCAQVDQLYLSGDPSQLQPADLACLKNMSSLKKITVQVDLVSDDLWAALGNVTSLEEISFNRGWPPQTEKPQFSMTSLKLLQNLPHLKGLDLNGFPVTDEGLGYLGQCRTLERLELNNAPITNAGLLQLRHLEHLKRLNFYRSKIDMDTAEELHRFIPQCRIEDNWCCGCMTIYADRSVTQK from the coding sequence ATGCGTAAACCCTCCCGAAAATTTCTCGTGCTGCTGACCCTCTGTATGACAGCCGTCTGCGCTGCCTATGTCTGGCACCGCGCTCCCGAAGTCAAAACCCCCATGGTACAGCAGCAGGCTCCGCCTCCAGCGCCGACGTCTCAGGCAACTCTGGACAAACTGAAACAGCTGGGAGCTCGCTGGAAGCAGAATCAGCATGGGCAGGTGTACTGGCTGTTCCTGAAGCGACTCCCCCTGGCCGATGAAGATCTGACCGTTCTGAAAGAACTGCCCGAAGTGCAGACGCTGACGCTGCGGGGCGTGCATACGATTAAGGGAAACCACTTCACAGATGACGGCCTGCGTCACGTGGGGCATTTGAAAAAACTGCGTTATCTCGACCTGAGTGTGAATTACCAGCTGACCGATGCAGGGCTGCGTCACCTGGAGCCTTTGAAAAAATTAGAACATCTCGATCTGAGCGGCAATTTTAAATTTACCGATGCCTGCGGAGAGTCGCTGGCGCAGTTGACCAGCCTGCAGAGGCTCAACCTGAGTCAGACCTCTTTGACCGCCGCCCTCCTGCCCGACTTGAGTCGGTTATCACGATTGAAGAGCCTGTCGGTTGAACGGATGGTGCTGGATGATAATACGATTGGTGATTTTGAAAAGCTCCCCCTGCAGGAACTAAAGGGAGTTCAGATTGATGATGCCGACCTCCGCTTATTGCCACGCTTGAAATCGCTGCAGAAACCACCGTTTCCAGATTACCGGTGGATTGAAGATCGTCACCTGATTTATCTGACTCATTTTAAAAAGATCCGGGAAGTGGATGTGACTCTCACACGCGGAATCAGCGATACCTCGCAACTGAAACACCTGCAGGCGCTGCCTGAACTGGAGATTCTCGCGATCGGTATCGGGAAAAACTCTGAAGCTCCGCTCGACCGATCGGGGTTGCTTGCCCTGGCAAAGGTTCCCACTCTGAACGAATTGAGGGTGGGGCTCATCAATGCGCCAGCTCTGGAAGCAATCAGCCATTGTGCCCAGGTCGATCAGCTGTATCTCAGTGGAGACCCCAGTCAGCTTCAGCCAGCCGACCTGGCATGTCTGAAAAATATGAGCAGCCTCAAGAAAATCACAGTGCAGGTGGATCTCGTTTCGGATGATCTCTGGGCTGCACTGGGGAACGTGACATCACTCGAAGAAATTTCGTTTAACAGGGGTTGGCCGCCACAAACCGAAAAGCCGCAGTTTTCCATGACAAGCCTGAAACTGCTCCAGAACTTACCGCATCTCAAGGGGCTGGACCTGAATGGTTTTCCTGTGACCGATGAGGGACTGGGTTACCTCGGTCAATGTCGAACTCTCGAGAGACTGGAGCTGAATAATGCGCCGATTACGAATGCGGGACTGCTGCAGTTACGCCATCTGGAACATCTGAAAAGACTCAATTTTTATCGCAGCAAAATTGACATGGATACCGCTGAAGAACTGCATCGATTCATTCCCCAGTGCCGCATCGAAGATAACTGGTGCTGTGGCTGTATGACCATTTATGCCGATCGAAGTGTCACTCAGAAATAG
- a CDS encoding metallophosphoesterase family protein produces MLKLTSCLCLLTVCCSLTLPARGEEKARWEHTKNYEKMIVEPTLPVATDVPDRILLSWKQDPARSFSVTWRSKAGADAVAEIAPAEAGPQFVKQARLIPGKTSPLKTNLGTVHMHAATFEDLKPNTLYVYRVGSRRTVPLSKADQEDVEPLTAEYAWSEWTQYRTAQKSTGDVVAPVRFVYVGDAQNDVKSHWSRLIRESFRDAPRMTFMLHAGDLVNHGNHDQEWGEWFYAGTGIFSAIPQLAVPGNHEYARDPFSEKPEGEESLPKTLSRRWEQRFEFPDNGPKGSTENIFYVDVQGVRIIGLDSNREIEAQTEWLKKVLSDNPNRWTILTHHHPIYSSSVKRDNPELRKTWQRPYEKYHVDLVLQGHDHSYGRTGPISLQLSRKLETEENVATGLRVADQSGGPVYVVSVSGPKMYELKQYPAEAIQTDPFRRRAQGKQLYQVITVEQDRLVYQAKTVTGKLYDQFTITKDKAGKNVFEDQAPPLED; encoded by the coding sequence GTGTTGAAATTGACTTCCTGTCTGTGTCTGTTGACAGTCTGCTGCAGTCTGACTCTTCCCGCCCGAGGTGAAGAGAAAGCCCGCTGGGAACATACGAAAAACTACGAGAAGATGATTGTCGAGCCGACACTGCCGGTCGCCACCGATGTACCGGACCGGATTCTGCTTTCGTGGAAGCAGGACCCTGCCCGTTCCTTTTCCGTCACCTGGCGGAGTAAAGCGGGAGCCGATGCGGTTGCTGAAATTGCGCCCGCCGAAGCGGGTCCGCAGTTCGTTAAGCAGGCCCGTCTCATCCCGGGTAAAACGTCGCCTCTCAAAACGAACCTGGGAACTGTTCACATGCATGCGGCGACTTTTGAGGATCTGAAGCCGAACACGTTATACGTCTATCGCGTGGGCAGCCGCAGAACGGTTCCGCTTTCCAAAGCAGATCAGGAAGACGTGGAGCCGCTGACTGCGGAGTACGCCTGGAGTGAATGGACACAGTATCGCACTGCACAGAAATCGACAGGGGACGTGGTGGCGCCGGTTCGATTTGTGTACGTCGGCGATGCACAGAACGATGTGAAAAGTCACTGGTCGCGGCTGATTCGAGAATCGTTCCGCGATGCTCCGCGGATGACTTTCATGCTGCATGCCGGCGATCTGGTAAATCATGGCAATCACGACCAGGAGTGGGGCGAATGGTTTTACGCCGGCACTGGAATCTTTTCTGCGATCCCCCAACTGGCGGTCCCCGGCAATCACGAATATGCGCGCGATCCGTTTTCTGAGAAACCTGAAGGGGAGGAGTCGCTGCCCAAAACACTCAGCCGTCGCTGGGAACAACGCTTTGAGTTCCCCGACAACGGGCCCAAGGGTTCTACAGAAAATATTTTCTACGTCGACGTCCAGGGCGTGCGGATCATCGGCCTGGATTCGAACCGGGAGATTGAAGCCCAGACCGAGTGGCTGAAGAAAGTCTTAAGCGACAACCCAAATCGCTGGACGATTCTGACGCACCATCACCCGATCTATTCCTCCAGCGTGAAACGCGATAATCCCGAACTCCGTAAGACGTGGCAGCGTCCGTATGAAAAGTACCACGTGGACCTCGTGCTGCAGGGACACGATCACAGCTACGGACGGACCGGACCGATTTCGCTGCAACTGAGTCGGAAACTCGAAACCGAAGAGAACGTGGCGACCGGCCTGCGGGTGGCGGATCAATCGGGCGGCCCGGTGTATGTGGTCTCCGTCAGTGGCCCGAAGATGTATGAATTAAAGCAGTACCCCGCCGAAGCGATTCAGACAGATCCCTTCCGCCGCCGCGCCCAGGGCAAGCAGTTGTACCAGGTGATTACCGTCGAGCAGGATCGCCTGGTCTATCAGGCCAAAACGGTGACCGGGAAGTTGTACGATCAATTCACGATTACCAAGGACAAAGCGGGGAAAAACGTGTTCGAGGATCAGGCACCGCCGCTGGAGGATTAG
- a CDS encoding DUF1572 family protein: protein MEHFSQFMSATLNVFEAQKQMAERAVAQVSDEGLRTALDAHTNSIAVIMKHVAGNLISRWTDFLTTDGEKLDRNRDDEFVDSFSNRDELLVYWERGWGILFDSLKSLSPGDLETTVYIRGDAHTVPLAIQRSLGHTCYHVGQIVQVARIQAGDDWNTLTIPRGQSEQFNQERWGEGKPGK, encoded by the coding sequence ATGGAACATTTCTCTCAATTCATGTCGGCGACACTCAATGTTTTCGAGGCTCAGAAGCAGATGGCGGAACGGGCGGTGGCACAGGTTTCTGATGAGGGGCTCCGCACTGCTCTCGACGCGCATACGAACTCGATTGCGGTGATCATGAAACATGTCGCCGGGAACCTGATTTCGCGATGGACCGATTTCCTGACGACCGACGGCGAGAAGCTGGACCGGAACCGGGACGACGAATTTGTGGATTCATTCTCAAACCGGGACGAGCTGCTGGTCTACTGGGAGCGGGGTTGGGGGATACTGTTTGATTCCCTAAAAAGCCTGTCCCCCGGCGATCTGGAAACGACCGTCTATATCCGAGGGGATGCCCACACCGTGCCGCTGGCGATCCAGCGTTCCCTGGGACACACCTGTTATCACGTAGGACAGATCGTGCAGGTGGCCCGGATTCAGGCCGGCGATGACTGGAACACACTGACGATTCCCCGCGGCCAGTCGGAACAGTTTAATCAAGAACGCTGGGGAGAGGGGAAGCCGGGAAAATGA
- a CDS encoding potassium channel protein → MTEPESHISTAGNQRRPRHSGPFRKIITGISLFFAICLIAVIGYVAAGWKLEDSIYMVIITIFGVGYGEVQPVESSALRALTIMVIIAGYGAVIYTIGGFMQMLIDGEINRALGARKMAKEIERMQGHTIICGIGRMGSILARNLFAAGKPFVVIDCDERRLKAAEEQGYWVIYGDASEETTLEQAGIARAAVLATVLSEDATNVFVTITAREMNADLMIIARGENPKTEKKLLGCGANRVVLPTAIGASKVAQLIMRPTAENMLEELTSEGAIKDELGHFGLQFEELQVTAGSAFVNKTLEKIEVRSERGYLVVAIRRANGDVEKDLTPDTTLQEGDTVIVLVHDTDVPRMTEKFASKGIKIRYRGATAEI, encoded by the coding sequence ATGACGGAACCTGAATCACACATTTCGACCGCAGGGAATCAGCGCCGACCTCGTCACTCAGGTCCGTTCCGCAAAATCATCACGGGGATCTCGCTGTTTTTCGCAATCTGTCTGATTGCTGTCATCGGCTATGTTGCTGCAGGCTGGAAACTCGAAGACTCAATCTACATGGTGATCATCACGATCTTCGGCGTCGGCTACGGCGAAGTGCAGCCGGTGGAATCATCGGCACTGCGCGCGTTGACCATCATGGTGATCATTGCCGGCTATGGCGCGGTGATCTATACAATCGGCGGTTTCATGCAGATGCTGATTGACGGTGAAATCAACCGGGCACTGGGAGCGAGAAAAATGGCGAAAGAAATTGAACGCATGCAGGGCCACACGATCATCTGCGGCATCGGTCGCATGGGATCGATTCTGGCCAGAAACCTGTTCGCCGCGGGAAAACCATTTGTGGTGATCGACTGTGACGAGCGTCGTCTCAAGGCGGCTGAGGAACAGGGCTACTGGGTCATCTACGGGGATGCTTCGGAAGAAACGACTCTGGAACAGGCGGGCATCGCTCGCGCTGCGGTGCTGGCGACGGTACTTTCGGAAGATGCGACCAACGTATTCGTGACGATCACCGCCCGCGAGATGAATGCGGACCTGATGATCATCGCCCGGGGTGAAAATCCGAAAACCGAAAAGAAACTGCTGGGCTGTGGTGCGAACCGGGTCGTGCTGCCCACCGCGATCGGGGCAAGCAAGGTTGCGCAACTGATCATGCGACCCACCGCGGAAAACATGCTGGAAGAACTGACCAGCGAAGGCGCCATCAAAGATGAACTGGGGCACTTCGGTCTCCAGTTTGAAGAACTCCAGGTCACCGCCGGTTCCGCGTTTGTGAATAAGACGCTGGAAAAGATTGAGGTCCGCAGCGAACGGGGCTACCTGGTGGTCGCGATCCGCCGAGCCAACGGCGATGTAGAAAAAGATCTCACGCCGGATACGACACTGCAGGAAGGGGATACCGTGATCGTTTTAGTCCATGATACCGACGTGCCCCGCATGACAGAGAAGTTCGCTTCGAAGGGAATCAAGATCCGCTATCGAGGTGCGACCGCGGAGATTTGA
- a CDS encoding SMI1/KNR4 family protein produces MHEQLIERIKTFTKAKSSVDLLPPVSSVMLQHTEQQLGFSLPTLLSEVYLQLANGGFGPGYGVMGLAGGATSDFGDLLETYQQLKTDHESEGEIWPPGLLPFCEWGDNIFSCVDCHDPRHLITTFDAGTLTPQNYSLTEFFELWLNGIDLLDFKPSATEAVEITNPFTGEKIRISPRKPGER; encoded by the coding sequence ATGCATGAACAGCTGATTGAGAGAATCAAAACTTTCACAAAGGCAAAGTCTTCCGTAGACCTGCTCCCTCCCGTCTCATCGGTTATGCTCCAACACACCGAACAGCAGCTGGGTTTTTCGCTTCCCACCTTACTCAGCGAGGTTTACCTGCAACTCGCAAACGGCGGTTTCGGGCCCGGGTATGGTGTGATGGGGCTTGCTGGGGGAGCCACGTCCGACTTTGGCGATCTTCTGGAAACATATCAGCAACTGAAGACCGATCACGAATCGGAAGGGGAAATCTGGCCGCCCGGTCTGCTCCCCTTCTGCGAATGGGGCGACAATATTTTTTCCTGCGTGGATTGCCACGATCCCCGGCATCTCATCACGACCTTTGATGCTGGCACACTCACGCCGCAGAACTATTCGCTCACGGAGTTCTTTGAGCTCTGGCTCAACGGCATCGATCTGCTGGACTTTAAACCATCGGCAACCGAAGCGGTAGAAATCACCAACCCCTTTACCGGCGAGAAAATACGCATCTCCCCACGAAAGCCGGGGGAACGGTAA